The following proteins are encoded in a genomic region of Hymenobacter siberiensis:
- a CDS encoding agmatinase family protein, whose product MSNADALAQKIASFDPNAPGDVDSGLFGLPFTPEEAQVVVVPVPWEVTVSYRAGTAAGPAAIREASLQVDLYDSDVPNAWKLGLAMEEEDETIAEASRKLRPLAADYIGWLEEGQPEADRKKHESVPAQATAGGDKMIQWLKAKTGALLDAGKGVVVLGGDHSTPLGYLHALAERHQEFAILQFDAHCDLRPAYEGFKYSHASIMHNALQLPQVKKLVQVGIRDFCQQEAEFIDQSNGRVALFSQRFLSDEKFAKKSWKKVCGKIIAQLPKKVYISFDIDGLDPKLCPGTGTPVPGGLEFEEATYLLRSIVRAGIQIIGCDLNEVAPGDTEWNAIVGARLLYQLCNWMAVSQGRLPAKGMHAE is encoded by the coding sequence ATGTCTAACGCGGACGCCTTAGCCCAAAAAATAGCTTCTTTCGACCCCAACGCGCCCGGCGATGTAGATAGCGGCCTGTTCGGCCTGCCTTTCACGCCCGAGGAGGCACAGGTAGTGGTAGTGCCCGTGCCGTGGGAGGTAACGGTGAGCTACCGCGCCGGTACGGCCGCCGGCCCGGCCGCCATCCGCGAAGCTTCATTGCAAGTGGACCTGTACGATTCTGACGTGCCCAATGCCTGGAAGCTCGGCCTGGCCATGGAGGAGGAGGACGAAACCATTGCCGAAGCCAGCCGCAAGCTGCGCCCTCTTGCCGCCGATTACATCGGCTGGTTGGAAGAAGGCCAGCCCGAAGCCGACCGCAAAAAGCACGAAAGCGTGCCCGCCCAGGCCACGGCCGGCGGCGACAAGATGATACAGTGGCTGAAGGCCAAAACGGGTGCCCTGCTCGATGCCGGCAAAGGCGTGGTGGTGCTGGGTGGCGACCACAGCACGCCTTTGGGCTACCTGCATGCACTGGCCGAGCGCCACCAGGAATTTGCTATTCTGCAGTTTGACGCCCATTGCGACCTGCGGCCTGCCTACGAGGGCTTTAAGTATTCGCATGCCAGCATTATGCACAACGCACTGCAGCTGCCGCAGGTGAAGAAGCTGGTACAGGTGGGCATCCGGGATTTCTGCCAGCAGGAGGCCGAATTCATCGACCAGTCCAATGGCAGGGTGGCCCTGTTCAGCCAGCGGTTCCTGAGCGACGAGAAGTTTGCCAAGAAGTCGTGGAAGAAGGTATGCGGCAAAATCATCGCACAGCTGCCCAAAAAGGTCTACATCAGCTTCGATATCGACGGCCTCGACCCCAAGCTGTGCCCCGGTACCGGTACGCCCGTACCCGGCGGCCTGGAGTTTGAGGAAGCCACGTATTTGCTGCGGTCCATCGTGCGGGCGGGCATCCAAATCATCGGCTGCGACCTGAACGAAGTAGCGCCCGGCGACACCGAGTGGAACGCCATTGTGGGTGCGCGCCTGCTCTACCAGCTTTGCAACTGGATGGCCGTATCGCAGGGACGGCTGCCGGCCAAAGGCATGCACGCCGAGTAA
- a CDS encoding chemotaxis protein CheC: protein MDLSMTDLERDIIREILNIGLARAADSFAVIAQERVLLEVPNIDLLMSDDILHRVRDYQTRHVPIQSDIRGDFNGTTLMFFSGQHVQRLSRVCLRMQTSETLELNELQESLLLEISNIITGALVTQLANILKANIYGAPPVAPKGDIAENLQSLLPDQQLQPLIFSVITQFSDRDNTVELPLMLFFDRVTFGKILEIIRSYDFLGSQMSA from the coding sequence ATGGATTTATCGATGACTGATTTAGAGCGTGATATAATCCGCGAGATTCTAAATATCGGCTTGGCCCGCGCCGCCGATTCATTCGCCGTTATCGCCCAGGAGCGGGTGTTACTCGAGGTGCCCAATATCGACCTGTTGATGAGCGACGATATTCTGCACCGCGTGCGCGATTATCAGACACGGCACGTGCCCATTCAGTCCGATATCCGGGGTGATTTCAACGGTACGACGCTCATGTTTTTCTCGGGCCAGCACGTTCAGCGCCTCTCACGGGTATGCCTGCGCATGCAAACGTCCGAAACCCTGGAGCTAAATGAGCTGCAGGAGTCGCTGCTGCTTGAAATCAGCAATATCATTACCGGGGCACTGGTCACGCAGTTGGCCAATATTTTGAAAGCCAATATCTACGGTGCCCCACCGGTAGCCCCCAAAGGTGACATAGCTGAAAACCTGCAGAGCCTGCTGCCAGACCAGCAGCTACAGCCCCTCATCTTCTCGGTTATCACGCAGTTCTCGGACCGCGACAATACGGTGGAATTGCCGCTGATGCTGTTTTTTGACCGGGTGACGTTCGGTAAAATTCTAGAAATAATCCGTAGCTACGACTTTCTGGGCAGCCAGATGTCGGCCTGA